In one Saccharibacillus brassicae genomic region, the following are encoded:
- a CDS encoding MBL fold metallo-hydrolase produces MSQSRITSYDKLTRVRMGMSFPLRWVNSYMLRGEEGWTVVDPGPRSAENESAWEEVLRDMGIAPRDIASIVLTHHHPDHYGLAGWFQQRGGAQVWMSHAASEAARRNWGSASDSSGGAGFAQATIELYRRHGMEQDRLAQLPEHLSGFAAQVEPQPEISVIDTGMPIRFGGRLWQPVETGGHAEGHLSFYEEKTGLILCGDAVLPRISPNISYTPGGDEHPLRSYLDGLRVLGGLNVSQAFPGHRDPFGNFTERTAQLLAHHEERLDRMQGMLGGDPRSAYQVCIELFGGSLGIHQLRFALSETLAHLVELEDRGRVSRTEEDVCTWHSL; encoded by the coding sequence ATGAGCCAATCACGAATCACGAGCTACGACAAATTGACACGGGTACGGATGGGCATGTCTTTTCCGCTGCGCTGGGTTAACAGCTATATGCTGCGCGGCGAAGAAGGCTGGACGGTCGTCGATCCCGGCCCCCGTTCCGCCGAGAACGAATCCGCGTGGGAAGAGGTGCTGCGGGACATGGGCATTGCGCCGCGGGATATCGCTTCGATCGTCCTGACGCATCATCACCCGGACCATTACGGCCTTGCGGGCTGGTTCCAGCAGCGCGGCGGAGCGCAGGTATGGATGTCCCACGCCGCAAGCGAAGCGGCCCGCCGCAACTGGGGCAGTGCGTCGGATTCGTCCGGCGGGGCCGGCTTCGCGCAGGCGACGATCGAATTGTACCGCCGCCACGGCATGGAACAAGACCGTCTGGCGCAGCTGCCGGAGCATCTGTCCGGCTTCGCCGCGCAGGTCGAGCCGCAGCCCGAAATCTCGGTGATCGACACGGGCATGCCGATCCGCTTCGGCGGCCGGCTGTGGCAGCCGGTGGAGACGGGCGGGCATGCCGAAGGGCATCTGTCTTTTTACGAGGAGAAGACGGGGCTGATCCTGTGCGGGGATGCGGTGCTGCCGAGAATCTCGCCGAACATTTCCTATACGCCCGGAGGCGACGAACATCCGCTGCGCTCGTATCTGGACGGGCTGCGCGTGCTGGGCGGACTGAACGTAAGCCAGGCTTTTCCCGGCCACCGCGATCCGTTCGGGAATTTCACGGAACGGACAGCGCAGCTGTTGGCCCATCACGAGGAGCGGCTGGACCGGATGCAGGGCATGCTCGGCGGCGACCCGCGCAGCGCCTACCAAGTGTGCATCGAACTGTTCGGCGGTTCGCTCGGCATTCACCAGCTCCGCTTCGCGCTGTCGGAGACGCTCGCCCACCTGGTCGAATTGGAAGACCGGGGGCGTGTCTCCCGAACGGAAGAAGACGTATGCACTTGGCATTCCCTTTGA
- a CDS encoding DMT family transporter translates to MSPNVSLGWTLLACAIALELSGTLLMKMSDGFTRPWPSVFMFVCYGVSFTLLNFSVRHIPLGVAYAIWSGVGITLIGVAGHYFFGERLKAASLVWMGFILVGIVGLKWSES, encoded by the coding sequence ATGAGCCCGAACGTCTCGCTCGGGTGGACGCTGCTGGCGTGCGCGATCGCGCTGGAGCTGAGCGGAACGCTGCTGATGAAAATGTCGGACGGATTCACCCGGCCGTGGCCGTCGGTGTTCATGTTCGTCTGCTACGGAGTCAGCTTTACGCTGCTCAATTTTTCCGTCAGGCATATTCCGCTCGGCGTCGCCTACGCGATCTGGTCCGGCGTCGGCATCACGCTGATCGGCGTGGCCGGCCATTACTTTTTCGGCGAGCGCCTCAAAGCGGCCTCGCTGGTCTGGATGGGCTTTATCCTCGTCGGCATCGTCGGCTTGAAATGGAGCGAATCGTAA
- a CDS encoding ABC transporter substrate-binding protein: MKKPDASARYRRGGLSMLLAASFALLAACGSQGADPQGAVATAAPAAAESGKPVEIEFWYGLGGKLGDNMKAKIDAFNASQDEVIVTGIAQADYTETEQKLQAAIASNNVPAAVLSANADWARKGYYAPLDELIAAESDFNGDDFVQTFLEGGKVDGKQYFLPMYGSTQIMYYRQDLFKEHGIDPASLTTWEALGEAAAKMTKQEGGKTTVYGWEPMWGEANMTDAVLSRGGSILSEDGKTVTIDSPEWIDTWEQFRKWIHEDKIMRIHSGGQGWEYWYKTIDDVMKGQAAGYTGSSGDQGDLDFKVVAAMEQPGWEGMGAGKPVAGASQAGIPAKATPEQQQAAFKWFMYFMKSENTADWSMKTGYIAVRQSALEDPAFKAFSAKNPQISVPLQQASHASMPFQDPTGGKITDALKVAADQVQINNMPAEQALKEAQATAQSALDRAAK; encoded by the coding sequence ATGAAGAAGCCGGATGCAAGCGCACGTTATCGGAGAGGCGGTCTGTCGATGCTGCTTGCGGCAAGCTTCGCACTGCTGGCCGCCTGCGGTTCGCAGGGGGCGGATCCTCAGGGCGCGGTCGCGACCGCGGCGCCAGCCGCCGCGGAATCGGGCAAGCCGGTCGAGATCGAATTCTGGTACGGCCTGGGCGGCAAGCTCGGCGATAACATGAAAGCGAAGATCGACGCCTTCAACGCTTCGCAGGATGAAGTGATCGTCACCGGCATCGCCCAGGCGGATTATACGGAGACGGAGCAGAAGCTCCAGGCGGCGATCGCTTCGAACAACGTGCCGGCGGCGGTCCTCAGCGCAAACGCGGATTGGGCACGCAAAGGCTATTACGCTCCGCTGGACGAACTGATCGCGGCCGAGTCGGACTTCAACGGCGACGATTTCGTGCAGACGTTCCTCGAAGGCGGAAAAGTGGACGGCAAGCAGTATTTCCTGCCGATGTACGGTTCGACCCAGATCATGTATTACCGTCAGGATCTGTTCAAAGAGCACGGAATCGACCCGGCGTCGCTCACGACGTGGGAAGCGCTCGGCGAAGCCGCGGCCAAGATGACGAAGCAAGAAGGCGGCAAGACGACCGTCTACGGCTGGGAGCCGATGTGGGGTGAAGCGAATATGACCGATGCCGTGCTGAGCCGGGGCGGCAGCATTCTGAGCGAAGACGGCAAGACCGTCACGATCGATTCGCCGGAATGGATCGACACGTGGGAGCAGTTCCGCAAATGGATTCACGAAGACAAAATCATGCGGATCCACTCCGGCGGACAAGGCTGGGAATACTGGTACAAGACGATCGACGACGTGATGAAAGGCCAGGCGGCCGGTTACACCGGTTCGAGCGGCGACCAGGGCGACCTCGACTTCAAAGTCGTAGCCGCAATGGAGCAGCCGGGCTGGGAAGGGATGGGCGCGGGCAAGCCGGTCGCCGGCGCGAGCCAGGCCGGTATTCCGGCCAAAGCGACTCCCGAGCAGCAGCAGGCCGCGTTCAAATGGTTCATGTACTTCATGAAGTCGGAGAACACGGCCGATTGGTCGATGAAGACAGGCTATATCGCGGTGCGCCAATCCGCGCTCGAAGATCCGGCGTTCAAAGCGTTCAGCGCCAAAAATCCGCAGATCAGCGTTCCGCTCCAGCAGGCGTCGCATGCGTCGATGCCGTTCCAGGACCCGACCGGCGGCAAGATTACCGACGCGCTCAAAGTCGCGGCCGACCAGGTCCAGATCAACAACATGCCGGCCGAGCAGGCGCTCAAGGAAGCGCAGGCCACGGCGCAGAGCGCACTGGACCGCGCGGCCAAGTAA
- a CDS encoding metallophosphoesterase family protein, protein MERETQRGSERETGRMNTGAGFGMERGERRGHHGMGAHEAAAGAGGVTSGAETHEPMGGKSEVGSGMEMREAADTVWGKELAAAAEKPLATFQVITDTHIRDDADHINNRHFEEALADIASFCAGSLGVMHAGDVTDRGLAPEYREFARIWSSRPAELPPMYVTLGNHDIGAILWGEGDKPIDLSVLSGDEIEDVLDGNFPAGTVGQPGEAAAAEAGGMDGEEASGVGEASGASAKDAWAEAIAESEASLGAKQASAEVADAAAGPSAAQPVNAKDALAEAAAAAGLDLGGMAARLNSLDGDEAEGGLVREMWNRRMRRFAEGTGAAAPYHAHWIGGYHFIFLGSEVPHPKDCDLSSAQLRWLQERLTEKSSPDRPVFVFLHQPLMDTVAGSMERQGWYGVNQDAELKKVLSACPQAILFTGHTHWQLEAERTMYDGQGVMPSMFNASSVAYLWTDGDEHLTGSEGLQVDVYGDRVVVRGRDFVKRAWIEGAEYTVPYPAAGAISTRR, encoded by the coding sequence ATGGAACGGGAAACGCAGCGGGGATCGGAACGCGAAACGGGCAGGATGAATACGGGGGCGGGCTTCGGGATGGAGCGCGGGGAACGCAGAGGGCATCACGGCATGGGGGCGCATGAAGCGGCGGCTGGCGCGGGCGGAGTTACAAGCGGAGCGGAGACGCACGAGCCGATGGGGGGAAAGAGTGAAGTGGGCAGCGGGATGGAGATGCGCGAAGCGGCGGACACGGTGTGGGGAAAAGAACTGGCTGCGGCGGCCGAAAAGCCGCTCGCGACGTTTCAGGTCATCACGGACACCCATATTCGGGATGACGCCGACCATATCAACAATCGGCATTTTGAAGAGGCGCTTGCGGATATTGCGTCTTTTTGCGCGGGCAGTCTGGGCGTGATGCACGCCGGAGACGTGACCGATCGCGGCCTTGCGCCCGAATACCGGGAATTCGCCCGAATCTGGAGCAGCCGCCCGGCTGAGCTGCCGCCGATGTACGTCACGCTCGGCAACCACGATATCGGCGCGATTCTATGGGGCGAAGGCGATAAGCCGATCGATCTGAGCGTGCTCTCCGGCGACGAGATCGAGGACGTGCTGGACGGGAATTTCCCGGCCGGGACGGTCGGACAGCCGGGCGAAGCGGCCGCGGCGGAAGCGGGAGGTATGGACGGAGAGGAGGCGTCAGGCGTGGGTGAGGCGTCGGGCGCCAGTGCGAAGGACGCATGGGCGGAAGCGATCGCCGAGTCGGAGGCAAGCCTGGGCGCAAAGCAGGCTTCGGCCGAGGTGGCAGACGCCGCCGCGGGCCCAAGCGCTGCGCAGCCGGTCAACGCAAAAGACGCGTTGGCCGAAGCGGCCGCGGCGGCGGGGCTTGATCTGGGCGGCATGGCGGCGCGCTTGAACAGCTTGGACGGGGACGAGGCGGAAGGCGGCCTCGTGCGCGAGATGTGGAACCGGCGCATGCGCCGGTTTGCCGAAGGGACGGGCGCCGCCGCGCCGTATCACGCTCATTGGATCGGCGGCTACCATTTTATTTTCCTCGGCAGCGAAGTTCCGCATCCGAAAGACTGCGACCTTTCTTCGGCGCAGCTGCGCTGGCTGCAAGAGCGCCTGACCGAAAAGTCGTCGCCGGACCGGCCGGTCTTCGTCTTCCTGCATCAGCCGCTGATGGACACCGTCGCCGGTTCGATGGAGCGGCAGGGCTGGTACGGCGTCAATCAGGATGCCGAATTGAAAAAGGTACTGTCGGCCTGCCCGCAGGCCATCCTGTTCACCGGGCATACGCATTGGCAGCTTGAAGCCGAGCGTACGATGTACGACGGGCAGGGCGTCATGCCGAGCATGTTCAACGCCTCGTCGGTCGCGTACCTCTGGACCGACGGCGACGAACATCTGACCGGCAGCGAAGGGCTGCAGGTCGACGTCTACGGCGACCGGGTCGTCGTACGCGGCCGCGATTTCGTGAAGCGCGCGTGGATCGAAGGTGCCGAGTATACGGTGCCTTATCCGGCAGCCGGTGCGATTTCCACGCGGAGATAG
- a CDS encoding ATP-binding response regulator, translating to MSNEQENYRKIERYEQEHQELRTEIDGLRLLLEQERTAREAADRESQNKAHFVAVLSHEIRNPLNGIIAMSDLLQDTELTEEQENYLEIIQSSNHSLLELVNGILDMSRLEAGRMTVSHNPFDLINTVEDLIYMLAPRAFAKNVEVILNVESEIPLFVVGDVLKVRQIFLNLMQNAIKFTHEGEIVFELKRIPSLKSDGISVSFAIHDTGIGMSEEQSGRIFDVYTQVHESSQHTYEGSGLGMTITKNLVELLGGTIEVSSEPGRGTSIEIMLSFDRYTDLPSIPFEDDVLEGMRFLVVDQQATSRSTIVGMLEGWGAHAESAAEMEEDLVERVGMGAFDVVFIDGSTLKRGEIFRNLQQIPDLNLFLLAWLGEKIEEGERSFFRSIIPKPIRKLHMLNAILAMEKNDRSAGRDHDRDPERGL from the coding sequence ATGTCAAACGAACAAGAAAATTATCGAAAAATAGAACGATACGAACAGGAGCATCAAGAGCTGCGGACCGAAATCGACGGGCTGCGGCTGCTGCTGGAACAAGAGCGGACGGCGCGCGAAGCGGCGGATCGCGAATCGCAGAACAAAGCGCATTTCGTCGCGGTGCTCAGCCACGAGATCCGCAATCCGCTCAACGGCATCATCGCCATGAGCGATCTGCTGCAGGATACCGAACTGACGGAAGAGCAGGAGAATTATCTGGAGATTATCCAGAGCAGCAACCACTCGCTGCTTGAGCTCGTCAACGGTATTCTCGATATGAGCCGCCTTGAAGCGGGCCGCATGACCGTGTCCCACAATCCGTTCGACCTGATCAACACGGTCGAAGATTTGATCTATATGCTCGCTCCGCGGGCGTTTGCCAAAAACGTCGAAGTCATCTTGAACGTCGAATCGGAAATTCCGCTGTTCGTCGTCGGAGACGTACTGAAAGTACGCCAGATTTTCCTGAACCTGATGCAGAACGCGATCAAGTTTACGCATGAAGGAGAGATCGTGTTCGAACTCAAACGGATTCCTTCGCTCAAAAGCGACGGTATCTCGGTCAGCTTCGCTATTCACGATACGGGTATCGGCATGTCCGAAGAACAGTCGGGCCGGATCTTCGACGTCTACACACAGGTGCACGAGTCGTCGCAGCATACGTACGAAGGCTCCGGACTCGGCATGACGATCACGAAAAATCTGGTTGAGCTGCTCGGCGGCACGATCGAAGTGTCCAGCGAACCCGGCCGGGGTACGTCGATCGAAATCATGCTGTCGTTCGACCGGTATACCGACCTGCCTTCGATACCGTTCGAGGACGACGTGCTGGAAGGCATGCGTTTCCTTGTGGTGGACCAGCAGGCGACGAGCCGCAGCACGATCGTCGGCATGCTCGAAGGCTGGGGCGCCCATGCGGAGTCCGCGGCCGAAATGGAAGAAGATCTGGTGGAGCGCGTCGGCATGGGCGCGTTCGACGTCGTCTTTATCGACGGCAGCACGCTCAAGCGGGGCGAAATTTTCCGCAATTTGCAGCAAATCCCGGATCTTAACCTGTTTCTGCTGGCCTGGCTGGGCGAGAAGATCGAAGAAGGGGAACGCAGTTTCTTCCGCTCGATCATCCCGAAGCCGATTCGCAAGCTGCATATGTTGAACGCGATTTTGGCCATGGAAAAAAACGACCGTTCTGCGGGACGCGACCACGATCGCGATCCGGAGCGCGGTCTGTAG
- a CDS encoding DUF429 domain-containing protein, whose amino-acid sequence MPGKEGEKLIYRGIGIDGCPGGWAVVWIEGERAAEGIRADGEQSAEGTRADGERSAEVTQTDGERSGHQEEYGPHAALAVRSAVYPDLPALWAALQPDPARDRMLLDMPIGLAEGADGSLNRVEDRRCDRDCRKLLPKRRKSSVFPVPARQALHAADPSAANEAATGRRLSRQSLNLLPKIREVDELVAGLLARGLPVTGLLDESHPELAFLRLNGGEAPAHGKKEAAGRQERLDILAAAGFPEAELDRLLQTFARKQAAPDDLLDAAALALCAWRIVSGHSPARGVTEGDRRQHDYGGRVEMNIVYI is encoded by the coding sequence ATGCCTGGCAAAGAGGGGGAGAAACTCATTTATAGAGGAATCGGGATCGACGGATGCCCCGGAGGCTGGGCGGTCGTTTGGATCGAAGGCGAACGGGCCGCCGAGGGCATACGGGCTGACGGCGAACAATCCGCCGAGGGCACACGGGCTGACGGCGAACGATCCGCCGAAGTTACACAGACCGACGGCGAACGATCCGGCCATCAAGAGGAATACGGTCCGCATGCCGCGCTCGCTGTCCGCTCGGCGGTGTACCCGGACCTCCCGGCGCTGTGGGCGGCGCTTCAGCCCGATCCGGCGCGCGACCGTATGCTGCTCGATATGCCGATCGGCTTGGCCGAAGGCGCGGACGGCTCGCTCAACCGCGTCGAAGACCGCCGCTGCGACCGGGACTGCCGCAAGCTGCTGCCGAAGCGGCGCAAATCGAGCGTGTTCCCGGTGCCCGCGCGCCAGGCGCTGCATGCGGCCGATCCGTCCGCGGCCAACGAAGCGGCGACCGGCCGACGGCTGAGCCGCCAGAGCCTCAACCTGCTGCCGAAGATTCGCGAAGTCGACGAACTTGTCGCCGGGCTGCTGGCGCGCGGTCTGCCGGTGACGGGCCTGCTCGACGAATCGCATCCGGAGCTTGCTTTTTTGCGGCTGAACGGAGGCGAGGCGCCGGCGCATGGCAAGAAGGAAGCGGCCGGGCGGCAGGAGCGCCTGGACATTCTGGCCGCCGCGGGCTTCCCCGAAGCGGAGCTGGATCGGCTGCTGCAGACGTTCGCGCGCAAACAGGCCGCGCCCGACGATCTGCTTGACGCGGCGGCGCTTGCGCTCTGTGCCTGGCGGATCGTGTCCGGGCACTCGCCGGCCCGCGGCGTGACCGAAGGCGACCGGCGGCAGCACGATTACGGCGGACGGGTAGAGATGAATATCGTCTATATATGA
- a CDS encoding copper amine oxidase N-terminal domain-containing protein: MFKMFNAKKLVAPVLGLALVVPTVAGAAPAQASTTTTTNIAATAAQMTAMKASTTTPAVELRAALDRLLSEHYQLAVDSMIKAYQGSPDAAASFAALNANASDMLPAIESLYGKAGATEFGRIFSAHNQATDELVKAQKAGNTAGVQAAEAKIEKFVKEFSAFLGTATGGKLPQATAEKVLRLHEDQVQDTFEKYVAGDFTGAYTAYRTGLNTMFTVSEALSTAIVTQMPEKFQNTKSDTPAGDLRSALNYLFAEHFALATLQMQEQYDGMSASSSALVIAEAGNTKDFKAAIASVYGNAGADQFEKLWTTDHINVQAQYVAAVKSGDQAAITAAKAQITKFTKEMAAFLSAATENRIPEAGALAGLTAHEDQVQKVLDQYAAKDYTGSYKTEREGYALMFDVGKLLSGAIVDQFNPKFQQPAMTPAPTTPATPAPAPGKMMTVKMQIGSQNLTLNGKTTKMDTMPRVWDNTTYVPLRFLSEGIGANVKWDKKANAVTVMAGKDTLKFWLGKDFMEVNGKRQSIGHEVFADENGRTVVPLRFITGLLGWNFNVDSSNWMITLTKSM; encoded by the coding sequence ATGTTTAAAATGTTCAATGCAAAGAAGCTCGTGGCACCGGTACTCGGTCTGGCTCTGGTAGTTCCGACAGTGGCGGGGGCCGCTCCGGCACAGGCTTCGACAACGACAACGACGAACATTGCGGCAACGGCAGCGCAAATGACAGCAATGAAAGCTTCGACTACGACGCCTGCGGTCGAACTGAGAGCCGCGCTTGACCGTCTCCTTTCCGAACATTACCAACTCGCGGTAGACTCGATGATCAAAGCGTACCAGGGTTCGCCTGACGCGGCTGCTTCGTTCGCGGCACTGAACGCCAACGCAAGCGACATGCTGCCAGCGATCGAATCGCTCTACGGCAAAGCGGGCGCAACCGAATTCGGACGCATCTTCAGCGCCCACAACCAAGCGACCGATGAACTGGTCAAAGCGCAAAAAGCCGGCAACACGGCAGGCGTACAGGCAGCTGAAGCCAAAATCGAGAAATTCGTCAAAGAATTCTCGGCCTTCCTCGGAACGGCAACAGGCGGCAAACTGCCACAAGCTACAGCCGAAAAAGTGCTTCGTCTCCACGAAGACCAGGTTCAGGATACTTTCGAGAAATATGTAGCAGGCGACTTCACGGGAGCTTACACCGCTTACCGTACAGGCCTGAACACGATGTTTACGGTCAGCGAAGCATTGTCGACGGCAATCGTGACGCAAATGCCGGAAAAATTCCAGAACACGAAATCCGATACGCCTGCCGGCGATCTGAGATCGGCTCTGAACTACCTGTTCGCGGAACACTTCGCACTTGCTACGCTGCAAATGCAAGAGCAGTATGACGGCATGAGCGCAAGCAGCAGCGCACTCGTGATTGCCGAAGCCGGCAACACCAAAGACTTCAAAGCGGCAATCGCTTCGGTCTACGGCAATGCGGGAGCGGATCAGTTCGAGAAGCTCTGGACGACCGACCATATCAACGTGCAGGCTCAATACGTAGCGGCCGTGAAGAGCGGGGACCAAGCGGCCATTACGGCAGCCAAAGCCCAAATCACGAAATTCACCAAAGAAATGGCGGCGTTCTTGAGCGCGGCTACCGAAAACCGCATTCCGGAAGCCGGAGCATTGGCCGGACTGACTGCGCATGAAGACCAAGTGCAAAAAGTGCTGGATCAATACGCAGCCAAAGATTACACCGGTTCGTACAAAACGGAACGCGAAGGTTATGCCCTGATGTTCGACGTGGGTAAACTGCTGAGCGGCGCGATCGTGGACCAGTTCAACCCTAAATTCCAACAACCGGCTATGACACCGGCTCCAACAACTCCGGCAACACCTGCACCGGCACCGGGCAAAATGATGACGGTCAAAATGCAGATCGGAAGCCAAAACCTGACGCTGAACGGCAAAACGACCAAAATGGACACGATGCCGCGCGTTTGGGATAACACCACTTACGTACCGCTTCGTTTCCTGAGCGAAGGCATCGGCGCCAACGTGAAATGGGACAAAAAAGCCAATGCTGTAACGGTAATGGCCGGCAAAGATACGCTGAAATTCTGGTTGGGCAAAGACTTCATGGAAGTCAACGGCAAAAGACAGTCGATCGGCCACGAAGTATTCGCGGACGAGAACGGCAGAACCGTCGTACCGCTTCGCTTCATCACGGGTCTGCTGGGTTGGAACTTCAACGTCGACAGCAGCAACTGGATGATCACGCTCACGAAATCGATGTAA
- a CDS encoding bifunctional GNAT family N-acetyltransferase/NUDIX hydrolase has product MSMSKKDRPSVALETVRRTELETLRVIAVAAFAQGLRDYGKRPDGIETIGWHERGCAEGSYLAIRADGRLAGGARVFDYGEGVFRIGSLFVDPALHGRGIGSRALAAIERRYPQASRWSLDTPALDARSRRFYENAGYVNVGSSRAERASDFRLIDYLKLPLLREIREADLFPGRRDASPWEEAGFALRQAARAVLLDADGRMALMRVTRSGCHKLPGGGIEAGEDVFAALRRELREEVGAGEIQLTDEIGMTAEYIAEYRLKQFSYAYAARLTGPLGVSALTAEEQGDGFALMWARPEEALHLMRSDRPNSLSGHFIRCRDLAIVRSFLEQSGSGDAWQRGGETHL; this is encoded by the coding sequence ATGTCGATGTCAAAAAAAGATCGACCGTCCGTCGCGCTGGAAACGGTGCGGCGCACGGAACTTGAGACGCTGCGCGTGATTGCGGTCGCGGCGTTTGCCCAAGGGCTGCGCGATTACGGCAAACGACCGGACGGGATCGAGACTATCGGCTGGCACGAGCGCGGCTGCGCGGAAGGCAGCTATCTCGCGATCCGGGCCGACGGCCGACTCGCGGGCGGGGCGCGGGTGTTCGACTACGGCGAAGGCGTGTTCCGGATCGGCTCGCTGTTCGTCGATCCGGCGCTGCACGGGCGCGGCATCGGCAGCCGGGCGCTCGCCGCGATCGAACGGCGGTATCCGCAGGCGAGCCGCTGGTCGCTCGACACGCCGGCGCTCGATGCACGCAGCCGGCGTTTTTACGAAAATGCGGGCTACGTCAACGTCGGGAGCAGCCGGGCCGAACGCGCGTCCGATTTCAGGCTGATCGATTACCTGAAACTGCCGCTGCTGCGGGAGATCCGGGAGGCTGACCTGTTCCCGGGCCGGCGAGACGCTTCGCCGTGGGAAGAGGCGGGCTTCGCGCTGCGCCAGGCGGCCCGCGCCGTGCTGCTGGACGCCGACGGCCGCATGGCGCTGATGCGTGTGACGCGCAGCGGCTGTCACAAGCTGCCCGGCGGCGGGATCGAAGCGGGCGAAGACGTATTTGCGGCGCTGCGGCGCGAACTGCGCGAAGAAGTCGGCGCCGGCGAGATTCAGCTGACAGACGAGATCGGCATGACGGCCGAATATATCGCCGAGTATCGGCTGAAGCAGTTCTCGTACGCGTACGCGGCGCGCCTCACCGGCCCGCTCGGCGTCTCCGCGCTGACCGCAGAAGAACAAGGCGACGGGTTTGCCCTTATGTGGGCGCGGCCGGAAGAAGCGCTGCACCTGATGCGGAGCGATCGGCCGAACAGCTTGTCGGGTCATTTTATCCGCTGCCGCGATCTGGCGATTGTGCGCAGCTTTCTGGAACAGAGCGGTTCGGGCGATGCCTGGCAAAGAGGGGGAGAAACTCATTTATAG
- a CDS encoding HAD family hydrolase, translating to MTEKQGIQGGQGGQDVQGEQDVQDRPDRQDVQGRPAAEDTRDTRAQITGTGETCGTPQAQITGEGGEPQTQSPRSMRDVEEAYSLDLEGAGAILFDKDGTLLDFTAMWGFWTDRALKLFRTLLAERGLALREAGLPQIWGTTHDEEGKTIDYDRRGPLAMGTVDEMHAVLAWHGYRAGLSWAEAKLLVRRCAEQADAAMEAERPAQLLPGVRKFLDRCRELNVPMGVVTADETDSALRHLEWLGIADYFDIVIGTDLARRGKPFPDLCLLACERLGVPPERVVVIGDTDGDIEMARAAGAALKIGIGEAGTLKLADVTVPSFERLLGSAVRR from the coding sequence ATGACCGAGAAGCAAGGGATACAAGGCGGGCAAGGCGGGCAAGACGTGCAAGGCGAGCAAGACGTGCAAGACAGACCGGATAGACAAGACGTGCAAGGCAGACCGGCCGCAGAGGATACGCGGGATACGCGGGCGCAGATTACAGGTACGGGGGAGACTTGCGGCACGCCGCAGGCGCAGATTACGGGGGAGGGCGGCGAGCCGCAGACGCAGAGTCCGCGGAGTATGCGGGACGTTGAAGAGGCGTACAGCCTCGATTTGGAGGGCGCGGGTGCGATTTTGTTCGACAAGGACGGGACGCTGCTCGATTTTACGGCCATGTGGGGATTTTGGACCGATCGGGCGCTGAAGCTGTTCCGGACGCTGTTGGCGGAGCGAGGCTTGGCGCTTAGGGAGGCGGGGCTGCCGCAGATCTGGGGCACGACGCATGACGAAGAGGGCAAAACGATCGACTACGACCGGCGGGGGCCGCTTGCGATGGGTACGGTGGACGAGATGCACGCCGTGTTGGCCTGGCACGGTTACCGGGCGGGATTGTCGTGGGCGGAAGCCAAACTGCTCGTGCGACGCTGCGCGGAGCAGGCCGATGCGGCGATGGAAGCGGAACGTCCCGCGCAGCTGCTGCCCGGCGTGCGGAAGTTTCTGGACCGCTGCCGCGAACTGAACGTGCCGATGGGCGTCGTGACGGCCGACGAGACGGACAGCGCGCTGCGCCATCTGGAATGGCTGGGGATCGCGGATTATTTTGATATCGTCATCGGCACCGATCTGGCGCGGCGCGGCAAGCCGTTTCCCGATTTGTGCCTGCTGGCCTGCGAACGTCTCGGCGTGCCGCCCGAACGCGTCGTCGTGATCGGCGATACCGACGGCGATATAGAGATGGCCCGCGCGGCCGGGGCGGCGTTGAAGATCGGTATCGGCGAAGCCGGAACGCTGAAGCTTGCCGACGTGACGGTGCCTTCGTTTGAAAGGCTGCTGGGCAGCGCGGTGCGGCGATGA